In Anthonomus grandis grandis chromosome 6, icAntGran1.3, whole genome shotgun sequence, one DNA window encodes the following:
- the LOC126737683 gene encoding uncharacterized protein LOC126737683 — protein sequence MDFTYQEQADIHIMFGRAFGNCVEARRLYHEAFPNRRVPHRTVFARVDRNLRETGTFQRQEVVGRPRNARTLALEERVLDRIEEDPSLSTRIIANQEGSSQSTVWRILHDMLLYPYHIQRAQALEERDFLPRVYFCNWLEENRVAFETFEKKILFTDEAGFTRNGIFNFHNNHLWTDENPHATVQKVHQQQFSLNVWAGIIDGHLKGPVFMPQRLNGQIYTIFLQNELPQILENLPLQLRAQMWFMHDGAPPHFSILAREHLNNAYQTRWIGRGGPVPWPPRSPDLNPFDFYL from the exons atgGATTTTACGTATCAAGAACAAGCTGATATTCACATTATGTTTGGAAGAGCATTTGGTAATTGTGTTGAAGCAAGACGATTGTATCATGAGGCATTTCCTAATCGACGAGTGCCACACCGTACGGTTTTCGCAAGAGTAGATCGTAATTTAAGGGAAAcag gaACATTTCAAAGACAGGAAGTTGTTGGGCGACCAAGAAATGCCAGAACCCTAGCATTAGAAGAACGCGTGCTAGATCGTATTGAAGAAGATCCATCTTTGAGCACTCGCATCATCGCAAATCAAGAAGGGTCCTCTCAGTCAACCGTATGGAGAATTTTGCACGATATGTTACTCTACCCTTATCATATTCAACGGGCTCAGGCTTTGGAAGAGCGAGATTTCCTTCCTCGTGTATACTTCTGTAATTGGCTAGAAGAAAACCGCGTTGCTTTTGAAActtttgagaagaaaattttatttactgacgagGCCGGCTTCACAAGAaacggaattttcaatttccacaACAACCACCTATGGACGGATGAGAATCCCCATGCTACGGTACAGAAGGtacatcagcagcagtttagtttaaatgtgtgggcGGGAATAATCGATGGGCATTTAAAAGGACCTGTATTTATGCCGCAACGACTTAATGGACAAATTTACaccatttttttacagaatgaattaccacaaatattagaaaatctaccaCTTCAATTACGAGCacaaatgtggtttatgcacgatggtgctcccccacattttagcattctcgctagagaacatttaaataatgcctaTCAAACccgctggataggtcgtggggGTCCAGTGCCATGGCCACCACGGTCTCCTGACCTAAACccctttgatttttatttatga